AGGTTGCCATACGGCAACGGTTCCTCTGCGAGATGAAGTCGATGCGTGCTTGCTCGTTCCCTTCAGGCCTTCGCATTGCCATTGAATTCGCCGGATCGCTACGGAGCCTTCAGCAGTCTCACCACGGGCCCCTCAGCCGACTTCTCTTTGCACGGCCATACGTTGCCGCATTCCGCCCCGCCTTTCGGGCAAGCCCTACTCACGGGTACGCATCGAGATCTCCCCAAAGAAGGGACGTCGTTGATCACTCGAGAACACGTGATCTGTCACCACTGAAACCCTTGATTTACCTACTCTCATTCTCTTGATTCGGCTTTTTGGTCATTCGTCACGCTCGGTGAGCGTCGAGCAACCGCCATCGGGTATCCTATGACTTTTGGATGTCATTAACGTTTGTTAGCTTGCTCTGTTTTATGTTCAATTCAGAAGAGTACTCGGAACCCTATCCAGAATACAGCAAACACGAAGAGGTGTTCGCTGCACTCCTGCGTCGTTGGCTCAAGCTCGGGTGGGAGCGAAATGACAATGCGCTGGTGGAAGAACATTTTCACCCAGAATGTATCGTGAGTGGACTTGGCCCAGACGTGGTCGAGGGCATTGACGAGCTGATTGCGACTCACCGGGCGATTTGCGGACGGATGCTTCATCGAACGGCGCGTTTGCAATCGCTGCTTCTTCGCCACAACCAGTTTGCTGCCACGTTGGAATTCGAGGGCAAGCATCGAGATAGCGGCACCGACGTTGCGTTCGAAGTTGCGAGTTTCGGTGTGATGCGCGATGGCCTGATCTATCGAGCCCATAACATTGTCGACTACACCGGGCTCTACGCGAAATTGGGACTGCTCGACACTGCAAAAATGGCTGAACATTTCGGATGAGTTGCGTCCCGACGACGAAGCCGTTCCATTTGGTCTGAAGCAAACGCGGCTTGTTTCTTATTGAAGGATTGATTGCAGCCTATGAAATCTTTTCAATCAACCCTGGGAAGCAATTCTTTGGTCACACCACGTTTGGCCGTGATTGCATCACTTGTCTTTCTGACATCAGACGTTGTCGCCTGGGAATTGCCGGTCGGCGTATCGGACTTGGCCCGTGAATCCGATTGGGGCGTCGTCGCGTCAACGAGATCCGTGACGCGATTGCTTCCCTCTGATGCGGACGGAAGTTTGGAGTCGCCGGACGCCGACTATCAGGGCCCAACTTCAGTCGCCGTTTTCCGGATCAATGACGTTTGGAAACGGTCCGATAACACTTGCACGCTGGCAGGGCCTTCGTTTCATGTCGTTTCGCCGCGATTCATCATGGTGGCGTGTGAGTATGACGTCGAGAGTCGGTCTTCGCCAAGGTTCCTACCCGAATGCGATTACGTTCTCTTTCTTCGCGAGTTAGACGAAAACTTCTTCTCTTTGGTGAACGACCAAAGTTCTGCACATGAAGTTCGGCATGGAATGGTTCATACGAGTGCGATCAAGGAGTATGCGAAGTTCCAGCGGGTCAGGATCAGTGAGTTCAAGACGTCTGTTCTCGATCGCTCACTACAGGATGGCGACCAACAGGCTCCGCAGACCTCGGATGCGTCTGGTAGCCAATAGCCCACTCCGTTTGTTGGTGGGATCGCGTCCTTGTACATGCCGCGATTAAGTCTCGCCAAACAATCGAACGGTGATGGTTGGGGCAAGTCGCGGTGGTTACATGCTTGTGGAATGTAGGCGGTTCTCGGATGAGACGATAGAATCGTCGCTGGGCGGATCCAAAACCTTCAGCTCAAATGCAAGTTGCTCGATTGTCCATGAGAATTTTCGTCGTCTTTCTTTTCTCGATCGCGCTTTGTATCTCGGCCCCAGCACAGACAGGCGATCCACCGGCCCGGATTTTGGACCTGTCGAATTGGCGTTTGACCCTGCCCATCGACTCCAATCAAGCCGGAAAGCCGGATGAGATCAGGCAACCGAATCTCGCTTCATTTGTCGATGATCGATACTTTCGAGCGAACAGCCAAGCCAACGGCGTCGTCTTCCGAGCACATTGCGGAGGAGTGACGACCAAAGGATCCAAGTACCCGCGTTGTGAACTTCGTGAAATGGTCGAAGACGGAACCAAACGTGCTTCGTGGAAAACGCATGGGGAAGTGATTCATACGATGGACATGCGAGTCGCGATTACCGCGACACCTGAAGTTAAACCACAGGTTGTATGTGGGCAAATTCACGATGCCGACGATGATCTGATCATGATCCGTTTAGAAGGTGCCAAGCTGTTTGTGGAACGCAATTCGTTCGGTGACGTGATGCTCAACCAGCATTACCAACTCGGGACACCGTTTGATGTTCGAATCCAAACTGGCAGGGGCACGGTTGATGTTTGGTACAACGGGAAGCAAATAATGAGCTGGGCGGTCTCGCGATCGGGATGCTATTTCAAAGCAGGATGCTATACCCAGTCAAACATCAGCAAAGGAGATGAAAGCGAATCGTTTGGCGAGGTTGTCATCTATCGAATGCATGTTGAACACTCAGACTAAGAATCGTCGCCACATTCGGTGCTGACAAGAAGATGCCGATTTTGATCGCTAAGATGAGTCAACGTGCGATCTTGCATTTGAAGCACATTGGTGCAAGTTGCCGGGCCAAAGTTCACTCGAAGTCGAGGGCTCGTCCGGAGGCACGAATGTGTTTGCGAATTTCTTGCTTCGGCAACGCTCGGCTGTAGAACGCAATCTCGTCGATCTGTCCGACGTAGGGTCGGTAATTCTTGGTTGGATAGAGCTGGCCGATCAAAATTTGCATGTTGGCCGGGAGCGGTTCGTCAGCTTCTTGTTGGGCGGCTAGATTTCCGTCGATCCACAATGAGAGTTCCTTCGCGGACTTCTGTGCGATCACATGCTGCCAGACTCGTACTTGGTACTGCTCTTCCGACACCAAATTCTCTCCATCCAGTACCAGACCCGAGGGTGGAGATCGATGGCTGAAACGCATGCGATTGGGGCCCAAAACCTTCAGGGCGTAGAACCATTCGCGAGCGAACGCTTCGAGTAGCAGCGCTTGATCATGACGCCCCTCCCGTCGTTCGATTGGATCGACGAGGCAAATCATTTCGCCGTGGTGATACAACTGAGGTTTCACCCAGGCTTCGATGGTGTAGTCGTCTAGTGGTTCCGGAGGCCAAAGCGCGTCAGATGTGAAGGCGGAGGCGGAATCAGTGAGGCCTAATTCGGCAACGCGATTGCCTTGATATTGCCGCCAGCCGGGATTGCCAACCACGGACGCGTTGTGACCGGGAAGGCGTCCTTGATTCTTGACCTGTTGCGGGAAGTCACCTTCCAAACCTTCGAAACGCCAGTAGATGTCGGGCTCGGAATCCAAAATCGCGTCCACGTAGCGATCGTCCAAGTGCAGAGGGTCAAACGCGTTGGATCGAGCGGATGCAAAACTGGCCATCGATGCCTCAAATAGCACGACGCCTGAATCGATGCCCTTTGCCGTTGATAGACGAACAGCATCGCCTTCTTCTAAACGAATGTCCGATGTCCCGAATGCTTGCGAAGGCAACACCAAACAACGTCCCGAAAATAGGTGAACCTCGTGGACGTCGTTTTGCGAGACCAACCCGATTGAACTTTGCCCGTCGACCAGAACGAGGCCGATCGGCGTGATCACGGACACTTGCTCGCTACCGAAACCGAGCGATTTTGCAGTCAGTGTTCCGCTCGCCAGCCCGAGCTGCCCATCTTCTCGAATGAAGATGCTCGCGGGCCCCTCAATTCGTACCAAAGCCTCGTGCGAGGTGCCGTCTCCGACTTTCAGTTCGGCGACACCTTCGACCAAGTTCAAAATCTCGCCTTGATTGATCGATTGCCCGAGTGTCGGCGTCGCAATGCTGCCTTGCCCCCAAACGCATGCTGTCATGGAGACAATCTGTGGCGGTTTGGACTCGAGCGTCACGGCCGCAATCGCGGGCTGGTTGCGATCAGGTTTGGCCAAAGACCAAGCGAATGATCCAATCACCAAATGGCTCGCGGCCAGCCCGACCAACCAATATGCTCGTGTCCAGTTCTTCGATTGAGTGTTCTCATCGTTCCGCCGGTTGTATCCCGAATGCGAACGCTCGTTCCTCGTTTCTGGAAAGGTGCTGTAGTTGCGTTCGGGGCGAGCGGCTTTCGCGGGCACGTTTGTGAGTGGCATTGAGCACTCATCATGCATCGATAGCGAATTACCAATCGTCGCGTCAGAAAGGGCGCACAGTTGATCGACTAACTTGGCGGCTTCTTCCGCCCCGCCAGGCAAGTTGATCAAACGGTTCAGCTCCATCGCCTCCGCTTCGGATAGTTCTTCACTCTGCGACTTCAAAATCAAGGAGCGAAGTTCAATGAATTCTGCATTCGGATCATTCATGCCCAGCCTCCTTCCACGGACCGGTCCACGCACCTAGAAAGAGCCCCGTGGATCTTGCTGAGTTCGCGGTAAATCGCATGCGTGGACCGACCGGCTTGCTCAGAAATTTCCGCCACGCTTAAACCCTCGAAGTACCGCAGGCGAATCAAATCACGGTCAGGATGGGACAGTTTGCGAATGCAATCGGACAACGCCGATCTGCGATCCGTCAGCTCGGCGGTGATTGGCATCGCGGCTTCTGCCAGTAGCTCCAACGCGTCGTCACCCAGCAGCTTGATGCGACGTTTCGACTCGCGATACTTCAGCGTTTCAAAATAGGCCATGCGAGACGCCCATGCTGAAAAGTTTCCTGATGGATCGTACTGCGAGAACTTTTGCCACAAGACCATGCAAGTCAGTTGAAAGATTTCTTCCGCGTCGTCTTGCCGGTTCATCGTCAGGATACGAATGAAAGACATGATCTTGCTGGAATGAGCTGAGAGCAACCGCACGAATTCCTCTTGCGAGTTCGCTTCAGCGGGGTTTGTTGATTGTGGGTCCAAGAAACCATTCCAAATTTCGGTCCAGCGATGACCAGAACCACCGTTCCAGTTGCCTTCCTTCCTGATTGCCGAACCTCGTTTTGCGAAAATTCTAGACACAATTTCGATTCTGAGACCGGTTGCAGAAAATGACTCCGGTTTTGCAACGAAACTTGACGCAAATCATTGCCTAGCTGCACGCTTCTGCGAATGGTTCGCATCGTCTTTGCGTTTGATATCAGCATAGTCGAGCAAGCGTTTCTCAACCTTCGAACCGATCGTGGAAGCCGAGGTCGCACAACGAATCGGCAGTCAGCAGCGATGTTTGATTGCCGCCGTGCTCATGCATCGCAATCGAAAAGCCCTGTAGGGTGAACATCGTGAGAAATTGAAGTTTTATTCCAAATAAGCGAGCGAAAGTTCGCGAAAGATCTCCGCAGCGTCGGGAATGACTCCGTACGAGCAACTGTATGGACTTCATGCAGGGTGGAGACACCGCCATCTCTTGGGTTGCTCTTCTTCTCTACTGTTCTGATACGGAGTTTTGGGTGATGAAGCGTCAGCGTTTAGGATTCACGCTCGTCGAGTTGCTGGTGGTCATTGCGATCATTGGTGTTCTGGTTGGTTTGTTGTTGCCTGCTGTTCAAGCCGCTCGAGAAGCCGCTCGCCGCATGAGCTGCAGCAACAACTTCAAGCAAATCGGGCTTGGGATTCACAACTATCATTCGGCGTACAACGGAATGCCGATTCACGGCACCGGTACTGACCGGGTCAATGGTCAGCAAATTTATGCTGGTGACAACAAGACCGATAGCATCAATCGCCGTGGGTCTTTTTTGATCAGCGTGTTGCCTTACATCGAGCAGCAAGCTTTGTGGGAGCAAATCAGCAACCCGTTGTCGTTCAATGCCGATGGGTCGACGCGAGCCACACCATGGCAAGCAATGGGACCTGGAGTGGCCCGGATCGATTACGGTCCATGGGGCACAACCATTCCCACTTTCCGTTGCCCAAGTGACCCTGGACAAGGTTTGCCTTCCTTGGGACGCACGAACTACGGAGCCTGCACGGGTGACTCCTCGGTAATGTCGCGAGAAGGGCCGATTAACGTCACGTTAGTATCGCGT
Above is a window of Rhodopirellula halodulae DNA encoding:
- a CDS encoding nuclear transport factor 2 family protein translates to MFNSEEYSEPYPEYSKHEEVFAALLRRWLKLGWERNDNALVEEHFHPECIVSGLGPDVVEGIDELIATHRAICGRMLHRTARLQSLLLRHNQFAATLEFEGKHRDSGTDVAFEVASFGVMRDGLIYRAHNIVDYTGLYAKLGLLDTAKMAEHFG
- a CDS encoding polysaccharide lyase family 7 protein, translating into MRIFVVFLFSIALCISAPAQTGDPPARILDLSNWRLTLPIDSNQAGKPDEIRQPNLASFVDDRYFRANSQANGVVFRAHCGGVTTKGSKYPRCELREMVEDGTKRASWKTHGEVIHTMDMRVAITATPEVKPQVVCGQIHDADDDLIMIRLEGAKLFVERNSFGDVMLNQHYQLGTPFDVRIQTGRGTVDVWYNGKQIMSWAVSRSGCYFKAGCYTQSNISKGDESESFGEVVIYRMHVEHSD
- a CDS encoding LamG domain-containing protein, whose translation is MNDPNAEFIELRSLILKSQSEELSEAEAMELNRLINLPGGAEEAAKLVDQLCALSDATIGNSLSMHDECSMPLTNVPAKAARPERNYSTFPETRNERSHSGYNRRNDENTQSKNWTRAYWLVGLAASHLVIGSFAWSLAKPDRNQPAIAAVTLESKPPQIVSMTACVWGQGSIATPTLGQSINQGEILNLVEGVAELKVGDGTSHEALVRIEGPASIFIREDGQLGLASGTLTAKSLGFGSEQVSVITPIGLVLVDGQSSIGLVSQNDVHEVHLFSGRCLVLPSQAFGTSDIRLEEGDAVRLSTAKGIDSGVVLFEASMASFASARSNAFDPLHLDDRYVDAILDSEPDIYWRFEGLEGDFPQQVKNQGRLPGHNASVVGNPGWRQYQGNRVAELGLTDSASAFTSDALWPPEPLDDYTIEAWVKPQLYHHGEMICLVDPIERREGRHDQALLLEAFAREWFYALKVLGPNRMRFSHRSPPSGLVLDGENLVSEEQYQVRVWQHVIAQKSAKELSLWIDGNLAAQQEADEPLPANMQILIGQLYPTKNYRPYVGQIDEIAFYSRALPKQEIRKHIRASGRALDFE
- a CDS encoding sigma-70 family RNA polymerase sigma factor, with protein sequence MDPQSTNPAEANSQEEFVRLLSAHSSKIMSFIRILTMNRQDDAEEIFQLTCMVLWQKFSQYDPSGNFSAWASRMAYFETLKYRESKRRIKLLGDDALELLAEAAMPITAELTDRRSALSDCIRKLSHPDRDLIRLRYFEGLSVAEISEQAGRSTHAIYRELSKIHGALSRCVDRSVEGGWA